A region of the Planctomycetia bacterium genome:
ACTCATCACTCATCACTCATCACTCATCACTCATCACTCATCACTTCCTCTATCGGTCCAACTCCGCCGCGATCACGTTCAAGCTTCCCAGCACCGCCACCACGTCGGATAACGTGTGGCCGCGGATCAGGTGCGGAAAGATGGCGAAATGAATGTACGACGGCGGGCGGCAGCGCGCGCGGTACGCCACGTCGGTGCCGTCGCCAGCCAGGTAAAAGCCCAACTCGCCGTTGGGGGCTTCAATCGCACTGTAGCACTCTTCGTGCGGCGTCTCGAAGCCTCGGTTGGTCATCGTCAGTTCGAAGTGGGAGATAGTCCCTTCGATCGATCGGTAAACAAGCCCCTTATCCGGCAACGCGGTTCGCTCGTCTTGGCCGACGTTCACTGGTCCGCTCGGCAGGTTTTCCAATGCCTGAGCGACGATTTTCAAGCTCTCGCGCATCTCGGCCATCCGCACGAGGTAACGCGCGAAGCAATCGCCCGACTTCATGCAGCAGACTTTGAAGTCCAGATCCGCGTAAGCGAGATACGGCTCGTCCTTGCGGAGGTCGCGCGTCACGCCGCTCGCGCGGGCAATCGGCCCGGTGGCGCTGCGATTCGTGGCCTCTTCCTTCGTCAACACGCCGACGCCCTTGGTGCGGTCGACGAAGATGCGATTGCGGTTCAGCAACCGCTCCATGTCTTCGAGCGTCTTCGGGAACGTCTTCAAGAACGTGCGGATCTTCTCG
Encoded here:
- the nuoD gene encoding NADH dehydrogenase (quinone) subunit D, whose translation is MAPTAAPTFQTIDLAHDEPVDYIWTLNFGPQHPATHTTLRLVLKLDGERVVDAMPDIGYLHSGFEKIGEHLDYNQYVTVTDRMNYISPLANNIAWHGAVEKLLGMELPPRAKYIRTILAELARISDHLLCNGAVGLDTGAFTFFLYGFYQREVLYDIFETLCGARFTNSYTRVGGVSQDFTPLVIEKIRTFLKTFPKTLEDMERLLNRNRIFVDRTKGVGVLTKEEATNRSATGPIARASGVTRDLRKDEPYLAYADLDFKVCCMKSGDCFARYLVRMAEMRESLKIVAQALENLPSGPVNVGQDERTALPDKGLVYRSIEGTISHFELTMTNRGFETPHEECYSAIEAPNGELGFYLAGDGTDVAYRARCRPPSYIHFAIFPHLIRGHTLSDVVAVLGSLNVIAAELDR